From Channa argus isolate prfri chromosome 21, Channa argus male v1.0, whole genome shotgun sequence, one genomic window encodes:
- the pax4 gene encoding paired box protein Pax-4: MCGTNIDLQNKGGGSINQLGGIFLNGRPLPESKRRKMIELASEGVRPSQISRILRVSNGCVSKILSRYRCTGLLEPKTIGGSRPRLLTTGVIATIIKCKRENPTIFAWEIRKRLAAARTCSSKVPSVSSINRILRKIQGPMCMELNAHIRSEQGFDSLIHEEVNDKKMFETVSSKDQKPKSVQYRNRTTFSPEQSRALEQEFSHSQYADMYTREKLSTEIKLPEDTIKVWFSNRRAKWRRETKQRSSTQTAEQHRDVNPTMPHSFAYAQATGESRVYSDHSDVSSSYNTVARKLPNSYIFPTEAGLRNPQHLASISMSPLFIHQPNNVVTQNADKTTLDLHINRFTFPLVHHPTDTRTSLPLGSETIRTDCHVSQCWNQQGIAFAWSQRQTDESFLFAHQPWDVNPHHCLD, from the exons ATGTGCGGAACAAATATCGATCTTCAAAATAAAG GTGGTGGAAGTATCAACCAGCTAGGAGGGATTTTTCTCAATGGCAGACCTCTCCCAGAATCCAAGAGAAGGAAAATGATTGAACTGGCCTCGGAGGGGGTCCGTCCAAGCCAGATATCAAGGATACTTCGG GTGTCCAACGGGTGCGTCAGTAAGATCCTGAGCCGTTACCGCTGCACAGGCCTCCTGGAGCCCAAAACCATTGGAGGCAGTCGACCCCGACTCCTGACCACCGGTGTCATCGCCACCATAATCAAGTGCAAAAGGGAAAACCCGACAATTTTCGCCTGGGAAATTCGAAAGCGTCTGGCAGCAGCACGGACGTGCAGCTCAAAAGTGCCCAGC GTGTCGTCTATAAACCGGATTTTAAGAAAGATCCAAGGACCGATGTGCATGGAGTTGAACGCGCACATCAGAAGTGAGCAGG GTTTTGATTCTCTGATTCATGAAGAAGTGAATGATAAAAAGATGTTCGAGACAGTGAGCAGTAAAGACCAGAAACCTAAAAGCGTCCAGTACAGAAACCGCACCACTTTCAGcccagagcagagcagagcactAGAGCAAG AATTTTCTCACAGCCAGTATGCAGATATGTACACGAGAGAGAAGCTGTCTACTGAAATCAAACTTCCTGAGGACACCATCAAG GTCTGGTTTTCGAACAGACGAGCCAAGTGGAGGAGGGAAACCAAACAGAGGAGTAGCACAcaga CAGCAGAACAGCACAGAGACGTGAATCCAACAATGCCACACAGCTTCGCGTATGCACAG GCAACGGGAGAGTCGAGAGTCTACAGCGACCACTCAGATGTGTCCTCTTCATACAACACAGTTGCCCGGAAGTTGCCAAATAGCTACATTTTCCCAACAGAAGCTG GTTTGAGGAATCCTCAACATCTGGCATCCATCTCAATGTCACCCTTATTCATCCACCAGCCCAATAATGTGGTGACCCAGAATGCAGACAAGACTACCCTAGATCTGCACATTAATAGATTCACTTTTCCACTGGTTCATCATCCTACAGACACAAGGACATCCCTCCCTTTGGGAAGTGAGACCATAAGAACTGACTGTCATGTGTCTCAGTGCTGGAACCAGCAGGGAATTGCCTTTGCTTGGAGCCAGCGTCAGACAGATGAAAGTTTTCTGTTTGCCCATCAGCCCTGGGATGTGAATCCACATCACTGCCTAGACTGA